The genomic region GTCCAGTCCCCAAAAACCAACCCACAAAGTGAGGAATGGTTCCTCCTTGTTCTAGCTGagagggcagagccagggctcaCATTCAGGTCGGTGGTTTTTCCCCAAAGATGCAAGCCACCCAGCCCTCCCTGGCAGCCTTGCCGAGGATGTGATATCTCAGAGCCAGGGCTGGTCGTGGTGGGTCCATCCATTCTGTCTCCACTGACCCCTCCTCCTGTTCTGTTCCAGGCCCTGGGTCCCCAGCAAGGGCACAAGCAGAGGTTTGCTGAGCTTTGGAGGGCTTTGGAGCAGAGAGACCTGCTCAGGCCCCTGCAGGCCTGGAGCAGGAGGGCCAATGGGGTCAGAGACCAGCCCACCAGCCCTGTTGAGAATCCTTCCCTGGTTCCTCCTCCCAGGCCCATTGGTTGGTCTCcttggactgtgtgtgtgtgtgtgtgtgtgtgtgtgtgtgtgtgtgtaaaggaaaaaggaaaacaacagctcccaacatcaaaaacaaacttaagcagtgcctgggtggctcagtcagttgagtgttgattcttgatctcggctcaggtcttgatctcacagtttgtgagattgagtcccatattgggctctgcactgaccgagtggagcctgcttggggttctctgtctccttctctctctctgctcctccccactcatgcactttctctgtcgctttctctctctcaaaatacatagagttaaaaaaaaaaaacctcaaggaaaCACATTGACAGATTCCATTTTCAGTCCTAAGAAAGGAAAACCCGCCCCCTGGTGGTCACTGAGTCTCCATGGTCCTAGGTGCAGACCCCTCTCCCAATCCGTGAGAGCCACTTAGTAGGCTTGCTCTTATTTAGGTagcagttttattaattttttttttattgtggtaaaatatagaAGATATGGAAATCCAGGCAGAAGGTAATAAAAGTCACCTGTATACTCCTGCATATTCTTTTGGGCCCCTCTGCTCCCTTTCCCTGTTTGAGGCCACCTGAGTTAACCAGGCCTCCTCCCGCTTCAGGAAACTTTGCTGCCCTCCCCTCaaggccctgcccccactcctgtctccctccctgtgctcCCTGCATCCTCTGCacacctccccactccctcccaatAGCAactcgtatttatttatttatttatttatttatttatttatgaatgagACAGAACGAGAACCAGTGGgaggagggtagagggagagggaaagagagaatcttaagcaggatccatgctcagtgtggagcccgacacagggctcaatcccacgactctgggatcatgacctgagctgaaatcaagagttggatgctcaatcgactgagccatgcaggtgccccaccAGCAACTTTTAATATCTTTGATGCCTCTTTTTGTTTATAGGTTACCGTGCAAAGCCTGTGTTGCAGCTTTGTGGGCCTGGATTTTCAATTTATGTAATCTGTTTTGTTATATGTCCCATTCAGCTGCTCACATCCACATTCAGCACTGCCTTTAAGACCCCAACCCTTTccctaacatttaaagaagaagcCACAGTTGTGGCCCTAGCACCTGAGATGttgcacatagtagatgcttaatgttttttattttttatttttatttgtgattttttttttttttttagtaatctctacacccaacacggggcttgaactcacaaccccgagatcaagagttacatgctcttccaactgagccacccaggcacccacgcagcattagttggttttttttttttttaatgtttatttatttttgagagagagagacagagtgcgagcagcgggggagcagagagagagggagacacagaatccaaagcaggctccaggctctgagctgtcagcacagagcttcacgagagggcttgaactcacgaatcgtaagatcatgacccgagctgactTTGGACACccaatgacctgagccactcaggtgtccctaacAGCAGCATTAGTTTTTAAAGTCAATTCCCTGTTGTTAGACATTTAGGTGATTTCTAGTTTTACGTTCTTATAAATAACGTTAGTTATTTATAATTGATGTTTCAAAAGATGCATGAGTTTTTAATACTTTTGACAAGAATTGCTCGGTTTCTGGACAGTTAAGTGTTGGAGACAGACCGCTAGGGCTAAGGAGAATTTGCGTGATAAAACGGGGCGGTTCAGGGAGACAAACGCTGGCCTGGGAGCCAGAGACAGGGATTTCAGTGTTGGCTCTGCCAtgacctgctgtgtgaccttagtttgcttgacctctctgagtcCCCCAGATCTCCCCTGTAAGGTGAGGGTTTTAGACAGGTTggggagcatgagcggggaattCTTTCCACATTGCTCCCCAGGCTGGCGGGCTGTTACCAGGCCCTGGATGGAGGCAACACGGCGGATGCGCTGGTGGACTTCACAGGTGGCGTTTCCGAGCCCATCGACCTGACTGAGGGTGGCTTTGCCAACGATGAGGCCAAGAGGAACCAGCTCTTTGAGCGTGTGTTGAAGGTGCACAGCCGAGGAGGCCTCATCAGTGCCTCCATCAAGGTGAGAACACAGAGGCAGCCCTCCCCATCATCAGCCCTTACTGGGGTGTCCCAGGCAGGGCCCCTGCTCAGACTAGCTCATAATCTGGACGTTCAGCCTcacggtggggaggggagcagctgGAGTGTGCAGCCCCCTCCCCGGTGCTGGGCAGCACGAGCTGTAGGTCCCTTGCCCTGACCCCCTACACTATGAAATACCTTGCTGTTTGACCAGCATCCCCCTTTTACGGGCATCTTGTATTGGGGCAGTAGGTGTCTGTGCATCTGAGGGTCCCTTAGTCAGGGTCGCTACAAGGCGactggaagaggggagggagactcTGCTCCTGGCACAGGCCCAGGTGCCTCAGGAGGATTGTCTTATTTCATCGACTGCTTTTATTTCAGGTGGGGGAGCTGGGGCTCAGTGCGGGCACCAGTGGTGGGTCCATAGTCCGGctctctggaaaaagaaaaagccctgcTTTGTAGCGTTTGCTGATTTCATTGGCGTAAAAGGCTCCCACCATGTTGATTTCAAGCTAATGTTTTAACAGTTGCACAACTGAGCCTGTGCCAGTTAACGCCAATGCGCTCCTGGGCCACCCCACTTTAGCTGCCCCATGGGGGCTTTGTGCACACGGAGCCCACCCGCCTCCCTTTGTGTGGGGCTGCCATTCCTTCCCTGTCCTATAGAGGGTGGTGTAGGCACAcaccatccctgcccctccagctggAGCCTGACCAGACCCTGTCTCTCTGGGCAACTGTGTCCTCCTGTAGGCAGTGACAGCAGCAGACATGGAGGCCCGCCTGGCATGTGGCCTGGTGAAGGGACATGCATATGCCATCACTGACGTGCGCAAGGTGCGCCTGGGCCACGGCCTGCTGGCCTTCTTCAAGTCGGAGAAGCTGGACATGATCCGCCTGCGTAATCCTTGGGGCGAGCGGGAATGGAACGGGCCCTGGAGTGACACGTGAGGCCCGGGGATGGGGGTGCAGGCACAGGGCAGACCCCAGGTGGGTGGGCCCCAGTATGAGAGCTTGGGCAAGGACAAAGGTGGGTTTCCTAGAGGAGGTGACACCCAGGCTGGGCCTTGAAGGATATGGGAGGAGGATGACATTGGGAGACTTACTTTGCAGTGGGCAcctgtgtgggggtgggtggggggtggattcTGCAGGGAAGAGTCCTGGAAGTAGGGATAAGCTGATTCCTATAGAGGACAGAGAACCCAGTCTGGCGACGAGTGggaaagaaagcagggagggaggccacCAGGGGTGAGAATGGGGGTGACTGCTCTGTGTTTGGCTCATGGCCCTGGTGAGGTGAGGACCGGAGCCAGGCCCCTGGTGAAGGAGCCCCCTTCCTTGAAGGTCatcctgcccttcccccgccaGCCTGCAGCCTTGTTCTCagacctccagcccctggcatgGTGGCAACCCACCCTTACCAGACAGGCTTTTTGGAGACGGACTGGGCCTGGCCCTGGGTGCCCCCATCTATACCCACGCTGATGGAGGCCTGGTTCTGGGCTGTCCCTCGGGCCTCCTCTCCCTTGCCAGGGTGGCCCTGGTTGGGTCCCTCCTCTTacactcctccctcttccctcccagctCAGAGGAGTGGCAGAAAGTGAGCAAGAGTGAGCGGGAAAAGATGGGGGTGACCGTGCAGGATGACGGGGAGTTCTGGTGAGTGTGTCCGTGCCCCACGCGGGCgtccagggctggggagggcctCCTGTAGCAGGGAGCACCAGATGGGGGGGCAGATGCCTCACCATCAACTTGCTCTGTGGCCTAGGACAAATCACGCCTGTTTGCTTCTCTGTGAAATGAGTTGGGCAGTAATGGGCCCGTTCATCCCCGTAGTCCCCAGTACCAACCTCCAGGGACCCTGAGCTGCTCCAGCACGCAGGCTGGGCCCTCAGCAAGTAGGCCAGGATGCCGGCAGGTGGGGATACGCGGGGCAGGGGTAACGCTGGCAGCCTGATTGCCGAGAGTTGCCGAGAGCagctggggaagaggagaggcctCTTGGAGTGGCTGCCTCCTAAGCTGGGCCTCAGGGTCAGGGGAGCCCTTGGTGGGCAAGGAGAGAGACCCAGCCCAGTCAAGAGAGTACGCTTAGGTTTGAGAAGAGGGAGttcagggaggccagggaggtgAGGGGAGCTAAGGGGGCACATGGgttggggctgggctgggaagatggcagcagcCTTGCTTAATATTGTTGCTGATTGTCACAGCTAGTCTTGGCCGGCTCCCGTCTGCCGGGAGTTGTACTTCGTGCTTTTACTGCATTGCTTAATTCCCACGCTACCTCTGTGAGGTGGGCAGCTGTTGTTAggttcattcccattttacaaatcaggaaactgaggccagaagagATGTGAAGGGGCCAAGTGACGCCACCTCCACACTCACTCCCGTGTGGGTCGTGCTTCAGAGCACACAGGGTGAGTAGGCGGGTGGCCAGCCAGGGGGACCTACCCAGCCTCACCCCCTGCCACACCCAGGATGACTTTCGAGGACGTGTGCCGATACTTCACTGACATTATCAAGTGCCGTGTGATCAATACGTCTTACCTGAGCATCCACAAGACGTGGGAGGAGGCCCGGCTGCGTGGCGCCTGGACGCGGCATGAGGACCCCCGGAAGAACCGCAGCGGGGGCTGCATCAATCACAAGGACACCTTCTTTCAGAACCCGCAAGTGAGTGTTTTCGGGGCCCCTACTCCGCCCCTTGGGCAGCCACGGGGGCCCTCGCCACTGCCCTGCATGGGCTCCTGCATGACCTTGGGTATATCCCTGTTCCCCCGTGGGCCTCTGTGCACCTGTCTGCATAGTGGGGGTTGGGTGGGTGGGTTCGGGTGGTCCTGGGCAACCTGCAGATGGTAAAGGTGAGGAAGCTCGTCCAGAATTACAAGGACATATAGAGGGAGGCTGAGCTGAAGGCCCGAACCCCTTGTTTCCACACACACGGTTCTCTCCTTCCAGGGGAACTTGGCCGGATTGGCTCTTCCTCAGGGAGGACCTCTCCCCTGCGCCTCCTTTGTTAGGACCCTGGCAACTGTTTACCTTTCGTGTTTGGCATGCCTTCATTTGGCACCGACTGCGTGTGGACTCAGAGCTGAGCTTCCGTGATCTCACAGAGTCCCCCCGCCCCTCAGGCAGCGTAGGCAGCGTAggcccatctcacagatgagggactgaggcccagagaggtgctGTGACTCACCTGGACTCACACGTGGAACTGAGGCCCGGCTCTGGCCCAGCTTCCAGGAGCCAGCAAGCCTGTCTCCGGCCCGGTCTCACTGCCGTGTCTCTCTTCCCTGACCTTCTCTGCAGTACATCTTTGATGTCAAGAAGCCAGAAGATGAAGTGCTGATCTGCATCCAGCAGCGGCCCAAACAGTCTACCCGCCGGGATGGCAAGGGTGAAAATCTGGCCATTGGCTTTGACATCTACAAGGTGAGGCCAGCTGGGACCCCTGCTCTGGGTGAGGAGAGCGAGGGAGCTGGATTTTAGGCCACCTTGGCCTGGGGGAGAACACTCTAGAATACTCTGGCCACTGACATCATCCCTGCCATTCTGGCCACAATGGCCGATGCCATGGGCATGCTGTGGCGTGAGCCCTATTTGGAACACCCACAGAGGCCCAGCCTGCCTGGGGTCAGTGGCCATGGGAGCCCTCAGCCTGATTTCCTCCTGCCACAGACCCACTGGCTATTTGGCGGATGGGAAGGTGgtcagggccaggccctgggaggcCCCCGCTGCTCCCTCCCTCAGGCCTCTGGGTCCCCCTGAGGTGGAGGCCTTGCTGGGCCCTGGGAGGAAGCAGCTTGGGCAGAGCCAGGTGGGCTTGCCGCTGGCCGCTCCCCCTGGCCTGGGACCCGAGGCCCTCCTCGTGTTGCGACACCTGGTATGTGATGGCACTTGGCATAGCGGGATGCCACGGGCCTGCCAGACACCGAGAACCTCGGGAAATCACGTGGACGTGCTGGGCACATGGTCGGAGTTGAGCCCCTGCATTTGAGGCGCTCAGTCACATCATCACAGTTTGTTCGTGTCCTTGGGTTGGTACATCCATTGCGTGCTGAGGTGTTGTGACTTTGACATGTCGTGACCTAAAGTGACATGGCTGTAGCTTATCATGCCACTCGTTCCAGGAGTTGTCTGGCATGTCCTGGCAGCTGGTGATGTCATCTCCTGGCCACGTGCTGTGTTGTGGGCAGATAGTGACACGGTCGCTGTTACCAGGGGGCTGCCCGTTGCCCCCCTCCTCCTAACGGCTTTACTGAGATAGAACTCACATACTATGcagttcactcatttaaagtgtgcAGTGACCTTTAGCACGTTTGTAGGGTTGTGCGGCTGTCACCAGTCGATTctagaacgttttcatcaccccagaagggAAGCTCGCACCCTTTAGCCGGCACCGCTCAGTGCCGTCCGGCTCCCCGCCATCGTCCACCCCCGAGCCTTAGGCAAGCACTCGTCTACTGCTGTCTCTTTACTTGCCTTTTCTGGGCATTTCGTGTAAATGGATCAGGTCGCTCTTGTCAGGGCAGCGAGGGCGCGATGTGCGAGGTAGGTGGGGGGACCGGGGGCTCCGTGCGGACCAGCCTCCCCGCTCCCCGCAGGTGGAGGAGAACCGTGAGTACCGCATGCATGGTCTGCAGCACAGGGCCGCCAGCTCCATCTACATCAACTCGCGCAGCGTCTTCCTGCGGACGGACCAGCCCGAGGGCCGTTATGTCATCATCCCCACCACCTTCGAGCCAGGCCACACTGGCGAGTTCCTCCTCCGGGTCTTCACTGACGTGCCCTCCAACTGCCGGTGCGTGGGGGCTGGCTCAGGGCCGGGGCTGGAAGGGCCGGATTCCATAGCAGGCTGTCTGCGGAGACGTTGAGGGTCTGCCCGAGGCGTGGAGCCCAGACCTCCAGCCTCCCTGGGCTGACGTGAGCACCCAcgtccttcccctccttcccctgctcctctgTCCCAGCCTCTCTGGGCTACATAAAGGGGCAGTATTTCATATGTGCATAGCACTTCACAGTTTACAAAGCTTTCGCTCTCTTCGTTTGCTTTTCCTGAACCCCAAGCGGGGGCCTGACCTTTCCATTGTACAGATCAGAATTGGGGATcgaggtttggggtgggggtggtttcCAAGGTCATGACACCAGTGGTCGAGTTGGCCTAGGCGGACTGCTAGAGCCATCCCCTCCCTGCTGGGGTGCAGGCCCCGTGAGCCCCCACACTGTCCTCCTACCCTGGTAGTCAGCCCCGATTCAGTGCTCCTTGCACACGGTGCAGACCTGGGAGGCAGCACGTGTGGTGGGCTCTGGGGACCTGGGTCCTGCCGGCCCAGGCTCCACCTCTGTCCAGCTGTGGGGCAAATCCCTTCTCCCGTTGAGCCCAGCGCGCTTCGTAATCTGTAAAAAGGGCGTGATCACCCAGGGCTTTGGGAAGATCACAAATAATACCTGTAACATCCCAGCAGGGGgcttggcacacagtgggtgctcagtgAGTAGCTTTTTCTCTCCGGGAGGACGGGGCTCCCTGCAgtagagagagagcagcaggaaGCCCGTGGTGGTTTGCCCAGGATGAGCAACGTCTGGACTACAtactgctcccctcccctgccgtCTTCTCGAACCCCCTCACCTTCCATCTCCCTGGCCCCCTCCACCACctcacccctctcctcctctgccctgtaCCAGGGAGCTGCGCCTAGATGAGCCTCCCCGCTCCTGCTGGAGCTCCTTGTGTGGCTACCCACAGCAGGTGACCCAGGTGCACATCCTAGGGGCTACCGGTCTCAAGGACTCCTCGACGGGTGAGCTCGCCTGGGGAAAGCTCTGGGACCCACCTCCCCAAGGAGAtggcccatgccccctccccactgctcagCAACAGACACCCAGCCTCCCgagctctcttgctctcactgaATGAGCAGCCCTTTCCTAACATCCACTCGGGACCCAGCCTTGGAATGAAACTGGGTGCGTAGAGAGGACCGGGCTCTGCTGCCCGCTTTGGGGAAGCTTCCCGTGGGGTGGGGCAGTCCGACACAGGGACAGACAGCTGGGAGGCAGGGCTTACagaaggctccctggaggaggtggcctttCTCCAAGCTGAGGCGGCATTAAGATATGAAGCCCGATAAGGCGGGATAGGGAAGAAAAGTGTCTGGGCAGGGGGAACAGCATGGAGGCCAGAGATGACCAGTCTGCCCCCTCCTGTCTCTGGAAGTTAGGAAGGGAGTCAGGCTGTGCTGTCCCTTCTGAATATAGGAACTCCGTCCTCTGCTTTGGGAAGGGGAATCACCTCCCAGACTTCTGTCCCACTGggtcctgccccaggccccatcATCACCCCGTGGCCCACTCAATTTCTCTAGGGGCCAACTCTTATGTGATCATTAAGTGTGAAGGGGACAAAGTCCGCTCGGCGGTGCAGAAAGGTACCTCCACACCCGAGTACAACGTGAAAGGCATCTTCTACCGCAAGAAGCCAGGCCAGCCCATCACAGTCCAGGTGAGCTCCACCGTCCTGAGGGTCTCCCCTGGACCCCCTGCCTGATGTTTTCCCACTCATGGGGGCTGGGCCCAGGGTGGCAGAGCTTTTGTTGGGGACCCAGGAACACTAAATTCTGGTTCCCACTCTATCCCTGACATGGTATGCATGGCCTTGGGAATTCTCTTGCCGGCCCTTCCTCGTGCCCCAGAGTGCCCCCTGTGGGTGAGTTGTATTAGACGGTGTGATTTTGAGACACAGTAGGGTTAGTCTCCTGGCTGGGGACAGTGGTCATCTCTGCCAGCTTTGCCCCCATGGCTTGGGAGTTGTTCCTTAAACCCCACTGGAAGTGGGTCCACCTGGAGAGGTTGCACCAAGGTGGCATATAGTGCGGGTGGCTGTTTCCCCAGAGCAAGGGGCCAGAAAGCCACGGTCCTGGATTGggctttcttcccttctcagGCCAAGGTGGCCCGTGGATGTTGATTTTGGGCTCATTAGTGGGAAGTCCTCTGTCCTCCCGGCACAGGCCAGGGCCTCCCCGGGAAGGTGGAAACCATCAGTAAACAAATGCCCAGGTACCCTGGGGAAGCCACTTTAGGATTTCCAAGTTTTCCTAACACTGGGCCCCACTGGATCAAATCACAGACCCATAGCTGTTGGGGCTGAAAGGACTCTTAGGGGCCGTTGATCCAACCCTCGTATTAAACATGGGGAaatcacttgtccaaggtcacctaAGGTCAGTGGCAGAACTAATAGTAACAGACTAGACTGTATATGGAAAGGAGTTTGACAGATGGGAGGAAGCCTGAGGCTCCGGAAGGGGACGGCCTTGCCCAGGGTTCACAGTGAGGCAGAGGCAATGCAGGGCTCCTCTTAGCCAAGGCTTGCACTGCAAGAAAGGGGTTCAGGGCCCTGCCACCAGCACCCCCACAGACCTATACTCCTGCTCTTAAAGATGCCCCCCCACCCAAACCTTGTCTCCTCCCAGATCTGGAACCACCGAGTCCTGAAGGACGAATTCCTGGGCCAGGTGCACCTGAAGGCCGACCCGGATGACCTCCAGGCCCTGCACACCCTCCACCTCCAGGACCGCAGCAGCCGGCAGCCCAGCGACCTGCCAGGCACGGTTGCTGTATGTGTCTTCAGTAGCACGTCCCTCACGGCCGTCTGacccctgtccctctgcctggccTCCACAGTTTTACCGCCATCTGCATGTCCCCAGCCAGGCCAGGGACTAGCCAGGGAGCCAGGACACTGGGGGCCTTTTCCCAGCTTTTCcgctgacttgctgtgtgacctttggagGCCTCTGCCCCTCTCGGGGCCTCAGTGTCCCAAGGACCCCGAAGCATTCCCTTCTCACGGAGGAGTCTTCCTGCCTGAGATTTACAGTAGCTCTTCCGACCCCAGCTGTCACCACTGCTAAGGGACTCTATCCGTTGAAAACGTTTTCTCAAGGCCCTGCTGTCTGCCGACGGAGTGCCAACCTGTCACTTGTTTACACAGGACCTTTCACGTCCCCAGGCCCCACTCTTGCCCCTTGTGTCCCGGACCCGCCCCCGTGTCCCAGACTTTGCTTTCTCTGTCACCTACACCTGGTTTTCTAGCCACTTTGAAAGGACTCTTGGCTGTTGCCGGGTTTCTGCTTAGGCTGGAATTAGGAAAATGTGCAAGTGTCATTCATTCTCTACTCCTGCCCACttgcccattcatttatttattcaacagagatttgccaaatgaataaatgatgccCATGAGATGCCCGCTGGAGCTGGGGCCCTCCCTGCAGCTCTGGGAGACCTGGCATCCACCTGGGGCCTCACCCCTGCCCGGGTCCTCTCAGAGGTCAATGCCCAGACACGGCTGCGGCCTCACCCCAGGTTCCGATTTCACGCCTAGCCTCTGGGTGAAGGCCCCTAGTGGGATGGTGGCATCTTCCTGCCTCCACTTCCTTCATGTCAGGAGGACACCCCCCTTTGGTCGGCCAGGAGGGTGTGGCGGGCATGGGGACCTGAGGGGAGGCACGTGCTTTGAGGCCCCCCTCTGCTGCAAGACCTGGGCTTTTCCTGGGAGGAGGCCTGGGGTAGCAGTCTTAGGCCCACTGGGCTCAGATCACTTCTAGGGCTTGGCAGGAGACCTGTAAATCCATCACCTGACCAGAGGCCCCTCTTCCAACATTCCCTGAAAAATGCAGCCCTCCTCTTGCTGCCTGGACCAAAACGTTCCTTTAGTCCtcaatgttttatattctttagtgTTAATCAATCTTAACCAGgggtttttaaaggaaaactgaaaGCCTGAACCCCTTTTTTCATCTTAAACTCCAATTCCTGTGGTtcccctgattttattttcattctgctgggggagggggtgaggagaagTCACATCTTCTCAGAGGAGGCCTGCAGGTGGGTGAATAAGAGGGTATTTTTTTTACTTGGACGTATCGCAAGCCGGCACCACCCGTGTTCTTGGTGAGCGTTGGCGCCATGACCTGTTTCGGGTCCCTTCtgtgcccttccctggctccagACTGGGCACCGTAAATGAAAAAGCCCAGGTGGTTCAAGAACAAGAATTCCTGTGGCCTTGCTGGGAATTCCTTTTGGGCACCCGAATGTTTGGCTCCAGATCTGGCTGTTTGCTGCAGTGTCCTGGCTGGAGGTGCTGGATTCTTGACTTTGCCTCTTCACTCTGTGGCCAGCTCTACTCCTGTGCCCTGGTCCCCGGGCCGCACGAGGGGCCAGGAACTGAACAAGGAGGACAAGAGGATTCCTTCTCGAAAAGCTGGGACTTGCCCTCGAGAacctgggcctggggctgggacaTGACCACATGACCAGGAGCAAGTCACTGAAACCTCCTGTGCCTCGATTTCCCTTCTGCAAAGTGGGGCTAATGGTTCTTGTTCGTCAGCACTCTCGCTAACAAGTGCTGAATAAGGGCAAAACCGTACCCTTTATGTATCTCTGTATGCGTGCACACTATATCCACTCATGTAATCACTTCCCAGTGTCTTTTTCAAGTGAAGGCTCCCAAGTTGGGGTGGAGACGTGAGGGCCGGCCTGGGGCTTCTGGGGCGGAAACATGGGTCTTTGCTCAGCCATGCCCCCTTGGGCTAGGGGGCAAACCAGGATCAATTGGCGGGCCTATGTGGGCTTCAGTCTGAGGATTGGGCACTGCCTCTTCCCCCCCAAAACGGGTTTGGCAGCCCTCTCCTTGCTTCCTGCCCCTCTGAGTGGGCCAGGCTGGCTCCTGGCTGTGCAAATGTCCCTCCCTGATCCCTGGGCGGGTAAGGATAGAGTTCTTCCGGGCTGGGACTAGAGGGTTGGTGGGGAGAGCAATTGCTCTGCTCACCTGATGCACCCTTCAGCCTGTGGGGCCCACGGAGTCCCCATTTGCATCTGGGCAGGGCCTCTGGTCCATACCACCCAGATGTGGGCTTTACTCCCCTCAGGGCCTACCGTGGGGTCAGGAGTGGATACCTGTTCTGTTCTCAGAATAAACATTACTACAGTCCCAGAAAGACTTTCTTGTATCTGTCTGTCCCTCTGGGGGTGAGGGACAATGGAGGGAATATTCCCAGGCTTAGGTAGGTGACTGCCCTCTGGTCAAGAGGCTCGTGAGGGAGGACTTGAGAGTTAACAGCTGAGGCTGGGCCCCACTGCCTGCCCGGTGCATCTGTGGGCAGAGGTCATTGGGATCGTTCCATCATTGATTCAGCTGGCCTCATCCCAAGCCCTGTCCCGGGCACTGGGGATGCAGGGAAGCAGCCACAATCCCATCCATTGGGCAGTCTACAAACTAGTGGGGAAGGCCAATGGGAACACTCCAGTCCTAACAAATGCCACCCAGGGAGTGACTGGTAAGGCAGTGGGAGTTCTGGGAGCTTCCAGCCTACCCTGGAGGGCAGGTCGAGGCCCCGATGCAAGTgggaaatggagggagggagacagccaCAGGAAGAGGACCTGGGTTTGTGGGGCACAGGCGGATGTGGGGAGGCCAGCGTGGAGGCTGTTGAGAGGAAGATGCTGGCAGCTCCAGTCGGGGTTAGGGGCTGGGGAGAAATAGTGGACAGAGCTCAGTGATGactggggtggagtggggagtgAGGGAAGATGAATTAAGGCCAGTTTGTAGGCTTCTCGACAGGACTGCGAGCAAAGGACATTGTGAATTCTGAGCCCCGCTTAGCAGACTAGATGATAGTGGGTGCTGAGTACACTGTTGCTGTTACGTCAACTGGAGATCACTGCGGACCTCTCCGCTCCGTACCACGCTGGGCCCGTCCTCACAGATCAGGCCTGCATTCTGCCTCAGTG from Panthera uncia isolate 11264 chromosome D1, Puncia_PCG_1.0, whole genome shotgun sequence harbors:
- the CAPN5 gene encoding calpain-5 isoform X2, with amino-acid sequence MFSCVKPYEDQNYSALKRACLRRKVLFEDPNFPATDDSLYYKGTPGPTVRWKRPKVIPDWKEQEWDPEKPSAYAGIFHFHFWRFGEWVDVVIDDRLPTVNNQLIYCHSNSRSEFWCALVEKAYAKLAGCYQALDGGNTADALVDFTGGVSEPIDLTEGGFANDEAKRNQLFERVLKVHSRGGLISASIKAVTAADMEARLACGLVKGHAYAITDVRKVRLGHGLLAFFKSEKLDMIRLRNPWGEREWNGPWSDTSEEWQKVSKSEREKMGVTVQDDGEFWMTFEDVCRYFTDIIKCRVINTSYLSIHKTWEEARLRGAWTRHEDPRKNRSGGCINHKDTFFQNPQYIFDVKKPEDEVLICIQQRPKQSTRRDGKGENLAIGFDIYKVEENREYRMHGLQHRAASSIYINSRSVFLRTDQPEGRYVIIPTTFEPGHTGEFLLRVFTDVPSNCRELRLDEPPRSCWSSLCGYPQQVTQVHILGATGLKDSSTGANSYVIIKCEGDKVRSAVQKGTSTPEYNVKGIFYRKKPGQPITVQIWNHRVLKDEFLGQVHLKADPDDLQALHTLHLQDRSSRQPSDLPGTVAVCVFSSTSLTAV
- the CAPN5 gene encoding calpain-5 isoform X1, translated to MFSCVKPYEDQNYSALKRACLRRKVLFEDPNFPATDDSLYYKGTPGPTVRWKRPKDICEDPRLFVDGISSHDLHQGQVGNCWFVAACSSLASRESLWQKVIPDWKEQEWDPEKPSAYAGIFHFHFWRFGEWVDVVIDDRLPTVNNQLIYCHSNSRSEFWCALVEKAYAKLAGCYQALDGGNTADALVDFTGGVSEPIDLTEGGFANDEAKRNQLFERVLKVHSRGGLISASIKAVTAADMEARLACGLVKGHAYAITDVRKVRLGHGLLAFFKSEKLDMIRLRNPWGEREWNGPWSDTSEEWQKVSKSEREKMGVTVQDDGEFWMTFEDVCRYFTDIIKCRVINTSYLSIHKTWEEARLRGAWTRHEDPRKNRSGGCINHKDTFFQNPQYIFDVKKPEDEVLICIQQRPKQSTRRDGKGENLAIGFDIYKVEENREYRMHGLQHRAASSIYINSRSVFLRTDQPEGRYVIIPTTFEPGHTGEFLLRVFTDVPSNCRELRLDEPPRSCWSSLCGYPQQVTQVHILGATGLKDSSTGANSYVIIKCEGDKVRSAVQKGTSTPEYNVKGIFYRKKPGQPITVQIWNHRVLKDEFLGQVHLKADPDDLQALHTLHLQDRSSRQPSDLPGTVAVCVFSSTSLTAV